The following coding sequences lie in one Klebsiella huaxiensis genomic window:
- a CDS encoding ABC transporter permease, whose protein sequence is MMQLYWVALKSIWTKEIHRFMRIWIQTLVPPVITMTLYFVIFGNLIGSRIGEMHGFTYMQFIVPGLIMMAVITNAYANVASSFFSAKFQRNIEELLVAPVPTHVVIAGYVGGGVARGLCVGILVTAISLFFVPFQVHSWVFVALTLVLTAVLFSLAGLLNAVFAKTFDDISLIPTFVLTPLTYLGGVFYSLTLLPPFWQGLSHLNPIVYMISGFRYGFLGINDVPLATTVGVLVVFIVAFYFLCWYLIQRGRGLRS, encoded by the coding sequence ATGATGCAGCTTTATTGGGTCGCGCTGAAAAGCATCTGGACCAAAGAGATTCACCGTTTTATGCGTATCTGGATCCAGACTCTGGTGCCGCCGGTTATTACGATGACTCTCTACTTTGTGATTTTCGGCAATCTGATTGGCTCTCGTATCGGTGAAATGCACGGTTTTACCTATATGCAGTTTATCGTGCCGGGCCTGATCATGATGGCGGTGATCACTAACGCTTACGCCAACGTGGCTTCTTCTTTTTTCAGCGCGAAATTCCAGCGCAATATTGAAGAGCTGCTGGTAGCGCCGGTCCCCACGCATGTGGTCATTGCTGGCTATGTGGGCGGTGGCGTTGCGCGCGGTTTGTGCGTAGGCATTCTGGTAACGGCGATTTCGCTGTTTTTCGTCCCGTTTCAGGTCCACTCATGGGTATTTGTCGCTCTGACGCTGGTTCTCACCGCAGTGCTATTTTCGCTGGCTGGCCTGCTCAATGCGGTATTTGCTAAAACCTTTGACGATATCAGCCTGATCCCGACCTTTGTGCTAACGCCGTTGACCTATCTCGGCGGGGTTTTTTATTCCTTAACCCTGCTGCCGCCGTTTTGGCAAGGGCTGTCGCATTTGAACCCCATTGTTTACATGATCAGCGGGTTCCGCTACGGCTTCCTCGGTATTAACGATGTTCCGCTTGCAACCACCGTCGGTGTGCTGGTGGTGTTTATCGTCGCGTTTTATTTCTTATGCTGGTATTTGATTCAGCGCGGACGTGGCCTACGTAGCTAA
- a CDS encoding ABC transporter ATP-binding protein, with protein sequence MTIALELKQLKKTYPGGVQALRGIDLQVEAGDFYALLGPNGAGKSTTIGIISSLVNKTSGEVNVFGYDLQKDVVNAKRQLGLVPQEFNFNPFETVQQIVVNQAGYYGVERKEAIIRSEKYLKQLDLWEKRNERARMLSGGMKRRLMIARALMHEPKLLILDEPTAGVDIELRRSMWGFLKDLNDKGTTIILTTHYLEEAEMLCRNIGIIQSGELVENTSMKELLSKLKSETFILDLAPKSPLPVLEGYQYRLVDTSTLEVEVLREQGINSVFTQLSTQGVQVLSMRNKANRLEELFVTLVHDRKGESA encoded by the coding sequence ATGACCATTGCTCTGGAACTAAAACAGCTCAAGAAAACCTACCCCGGCGGGGTTCAGGCGCTGCGTGGAATCGATCTGCAGGTTGAAGCGGGCGACTTTTATGCGCTCCTCGGGCCAAATGGTGCGGGTAAATCGACCACTATTGGTATTATCAGTTCGCTGGTGAATAAAACCTCCGGCGAGGTCAACGTGTTTGGCTATGACCTGCAAAAAGATGTGGTGAATGCCAAGCGCCAGCTCGGCCTGGTGCCGCAGGAGTTCAACTTTAACCCGTTTGAGACCGTGCAGCAGATTGTGGTTAACCAGGCGGGCTACTACGGCGTTGAACGAAAAGAGGCGATTATCCGTAGTGAAAAGTATCTCAAACAGCTCGATCTTTGGGAAAAACGCAACGAACGCGCGCGGATGCTCTCCGGCGGCATGAAGCGCCGCCTGATGATTGCCCGCGCGCTGATGCATGAGCCGAAGCTGCTGATTCTTGATGAGCCAACGGCAGGGGTGGATATTGAACTGCGTCGTTCGATGTGGGGATTTCTGAAAGATTTAAACGATAAAGGCACCACGATTATCCTCACTACCCACTATCTGGAAGAGGCCGAAATGCTGTGCCGCAATATTGGCATTATTCAGAGCGGCGAGCTGGTGGAAAACACGTCGATGAAAGAGCTGCTTTCCAAGCTGAAATCAGAAACCTTTATTCTCGATCTGGCGCCTAAAAGCCCGCTACCGGTGCTGGAAGGTTACCAGTATCGTCTGGTCGATACATCAACGCTGGAGGTTGAAGTGCTGCGTGAGCAGGGTATTAACAGCGTATTTACGCAACTGAGTACGCAGGGAGTACAGGTTTTAAGTATGCGTAACAAAGCCAACCGTCTTGAAGAGCTTTTTGTCACGCTGGTCCATGACCGTAAAGGAGAATCGGCATGA
- the can gene encoding carbonate dehydratase has protein sequence MNDIDTLISNNALWSKMLVEEDPGFFEKLAQAQKPRFLWIGCSDSRVPAERLTGLEPGELFVHRNVANLVIHTDLNCLSVVQYAVDVLEVEHIIICGHYGCGGVQSAIENTELGLIDNWLLHIRDIWFKHSSLLGEMPEERRLDTLCELNVMEQVYNLGHSTIMQSAWKRGQKVNIHGWAYGIHDGMLRDLDVTAVSRETLEQRYRQGISNLKSKHANHK, from the coding sequence ATGAACGATATAGATACACTCATCAGCAACAATGCACTATGGTCAAAAATGCTGGTGGAGGAGGACCCCGGTTTTTTTGAGAAACTGGCGCAGGCGCAGAAACCGCGCTTTCTGTGGATTGGATGCTCTGATAGCCGCGTACCCGCTGAACGTTTAACTGGCCTGGAACCAGGGGAACTGTTCGTACACCGTAACGTTGCCAACCTGGTGATTCACACCGACCTGAACTGTCTTTCCGTTGTGCAGTATGCCGTTGACGTACTGGAAGTCGAGCATATTATCATTTGCGGTCACTACGGCTGCGGCGGCGTGCAGTCAGCGATTGAAAATACCGAGCTCGGCCTTATCGATAACTGGCTGCTGCATATTCGTGATATCTGGTTTAAGCACAGCTCGCTGCTAGGAGAAATGCCGGAAGAGCGTCGCCTCGATACCCTGTGTGAATTGAACGTGATGGAGCAGGTCTACAACCTTGGCCATTCCACTATCATGCAGTCGGCATGGAAGCGCGGACAGAAAGTGAACATTCACGGCTGGGCCTACGGTATTCACGACGGTATGCTGCGCGATCTTGATGTGACCGCCGTCAGCCGCGAAACGCTGGAACAGCGCTATCGCCAGGGAATCTCCAACTTAAAGAGCAAGCACGCCAACCACAAGTAA
- the hpt gene encoding hypoxanthine phosphoribosyltransferase → MKHTVEVMIPETEIKARIAELGRQINEHYKDSGSEMVLVGLLRGSFMFMADLCREVQVPHEVDFMTASSYGSGMSTTRDVKILKDLDEDIRGKDVLIVEDIIDSGNTLSKVREILRLREPKSLAICTLLDKPSRREVDVPVEFVGFAIPDEFVVGYGIDYAQRYRHLPYVGKVTLLDE, encoded by the coding sequence ATGAAACATACTGTAGAAGTGATGATCCCGGAAACCGAGATCAAAGCCCGCATTGCCGAACTAGGTCGTCAAATCAACGAACACTACAAAGATAGCGGCAGCGAAATGGTGCTGGTAGGTCTATTACGTGGTTCATTTATGTTTATGGCCGACCTGTGCCGTGAGGTTCAGGTACCGCATGAGGTTGATTTCATGACCGCCTCCAGTTACGGCAGCGGCATGTCCACCACCCGTGATGTCAAAATCCTTAAAGACCTTGATGAAGATATTCGCGGTAAAGATGTGCTGATCGTGGAAGACATCATCGACTCCGGCAATACGCTGTCTAAAGTGCGTGAAATTCTCAGGCTGCGCGAGCCAAAATCACTGGCAATCTGTACTTTGCTGGATAAGCCAAGTCGTCGTGAAGTCGATGTCCCGGTTGAGTTTGTTGGTTTTGCCATTCCGGATGAATTCGTGGTGGGTTACGGCATTGACTACGCCCAGCGCTATCGCCATCTGCCGTATGTTGGCAAAGTGACTTTGCTGGATGAGTAA
- a CDS encoding glucose/quinate/shikimate family membrane-bound PQQ-dependent dehydrogenase, whose protein sequence is MAETKSQQSRLLVTLTALFAAFCGLYLLVGGAWLVVLGGSWYYPIAGLVMLGITVMLFRGKRSALWLYAALLLATMIWGVWEVGFDFWALTPRSDILVFFGIWLILPFVWRRLPVPSAGAVAGLVVALLISGGILTWAGFNDPQEVNGTLSADSTPAAPISEVADGDWSAYGRNQEGQRYSPLKQINADNVKNLKEAWVFRTGDLKQPNDPGEITNEVTPIKVGDTLYLCTAHQRLFALDAATGKEKWHFDPQLNSDPSFQHVTCRGVSYHEARADNAPADVVADCPRRIILPVNDGRLFAINADNGKLCESFANKGILNLQTNMPVTTPGMYEPTSPPIITDKTIVIAGAVTDNFSTREPSGVIRGFDVNTGKLLWAFDPGAKDPNAIPDDEHHFTLNSPNSWAPAAYDAKLDLVYLPMGVTTPDIWGGNRTPEQERFASSIVALNATTGKLAWSYQTVHHDLWDMDMPSQPTLADIDVNGKTVPVIYAPAKTGNIFVLDRRNGELVVPAPEKPVPQGAAKGDYVSKTQPFSDLSFRPKKDLTGADMWGATMFDQLVCRVIFHQLRYEGIFTPPSEQGTLVFPGNLGMFEWGGISVDPNRQVAIANPMALPFVSKLIPRGPGNPMEPPKDAKSSGTESGIQPQYGVPYGVTLNAFLSPFGLPCKQPAWGYISALDLKTNEVVWKKRIGTPQDSLPFPMPVKLPFNMGMPMLGGPISTAGNVLFIGATADNYLRAYNMSNGEKLWQARLPAGGQATPMTYAVNGKQYVVISAGGHGSFGTKMGDYIVAYALPDDAK, encoded by the coding sequence ATGGCAGAAACAAAATCTCAACAATCACGGCTACTCGTGACGCTGACAGCGCTTTTTGCAGCGTTCTGCGGCCTCTATCTTTTAGTCGGTGGAGCCTGGCTGGTCGTTCTCGGCGGCTCATGGTACTACCCTATCGCAGGTCTGGTGATGCTTGGCATTACCGTCATGTTATTCCGCGGTAAGCGTTCTGCACTTTGGCTATATGCTGCGCTGCTGCTCGCCACCATGATCTGGGGAGTCTGGGAAGTTGGCTTCGATTTCTGGGCGCTGACGCCACGTAGCGACATCCTGGTCTTCTTCGGCATTTGGCTTATCCTACCGTTTGTCTGGCGTCGCCTGCCGGTTCCATCCGCCGGGGCGGTTGCAGGACTGGTTGTCGCGCTGCTCATTAGCGGCGGCATTCTGACCTGGGCTGGCTTCAACGACCCGCAGGAAGTCAACGGCACGCTGAGCGCTGACTCAACGCCAGCAGCGCCAATTTCCGAGGTTGCCGATGGTGACTGGTCGGCGTATGGCCGTAATCAGGAAGGCCAGCGTTACTCACCGCTGAAGCAGATCAACGCGGACAACGTGAAGAACCTGAAAGAAGCCTGGGTGTTCCGTACCGGGGACCTCAAGCAGCCTAACGATCCGGGTGAGATAACCAATGAAGTCACGCCGATTAAAGTTGGCGACACGCTCTATCTGTGTACTGCCCACCAGCGTCTGTTCGCCCTTGATGCAGCTACCGGTAAAGAGAAGTGGCACTTCGATCCGCAGCTTAACTCAGACCCATCTTTCCAGCATGTGACCTGCCGCGGCGTTTCATATCATGAAGCCAGAGCAGATAATGCCCCGGCGGATGTGGTTGCAGATTGCCCACGCCGTATCATTTTGCCTGTCAACGATGGTCGCCTGTTCGCCATCAACGCCGACAACGGTAAGCTATGTGAGTCCTTTGCTAATAAAGGCATTCTCAACCTGCAAACCAATATGCCAGTCACCACGCCAGGCATGTATGAACCGACTTCACCGCCGATCATCACGGATAAAACCATTGTTATCGCAGGTGCTGTAACCGATAACTTCTCAACCCGCGAGCCGTCAGGCGTCATTCGCGGCTTTGATGTGAATACCGGCAAACTGCTGTGGGCATTCGATCCGGGCGCGAAAGACCCGAATGCTATCCCGGATGATGAACATCATTTCACACTGAATTCACCTAACTCCTGGGCACCTGCGGCCTATGACGCGAAGCTGGATCTGGTCTACCTGCCGATGGGCGTGACCACGCCGGATATCTGGGGTGGTAATCGTACGCCAGAGCAGGAACGCTTTGCCAGTTCCATCGTAGCGCTGAATGCCACTACCGGAAAACTGGCGTGGAGTTATCAGACCGTTCACCACGACCTGTGGGATATGGATATGCCGTCGCAGCCGACACTGGCGGATATCGACGTGAACGGCAAAACCGTTCCGGTCATTTACGCTCCGGCGAAAACCGGCAACATTTTTGTCCTCGACCGCCGCAACGGCGAACTGGTTGTCCCGGCACCGGAAAAACCGGTTCCGCAAGGGGCGGCTAAAGGCGACTATGTTTCGAAAACTCAGCCGTTCTCCGATCTGAGTTTCCGTCCGAAGAAAGACCTGACCGGCGCGGATATGTGGGGCGCCACTATGTTTGACCAGTTGGTGTGTCGCGTTATCTTTCATCAACTGCGCTATGAAGGCATCTTCACTCCACCATCGGAACAAGGGACTTTGGTATTCCCGGGTAACCTGGGTATGTTCGAATGGGGCGGTATCTCCGTCGATCCAAACCGCCAGGTCGCGATTGCTAACCCAATGGCACTGCCGTTTGTATCAAAACTGATCCCACGCGGTCCCGGTAACCCGATGGAACCGCCGAAAGATGCGAAAAGTTCCGGTACCGAGTCAGGGATCCAACCGCAGTACGGCGTCCCGTATGGCGTAACCCTGAATGCATTCCTGTCACCGTTCGGCCTGCCGTGTAAACAGCCTGCCTGGGGCTATATCTCCGCACTGGATCTGAAAACCAACGAAGTGGTGTGGAAAAAACGTATCGGTACACCACAGGATAGCCTGCCGTTCCCAATGCCCGTGAAACTGCCGTTCAATATGGGTATGCCAATGCTAGGGGGCCCCATTTCAACAGCCGGTAACGTACTGTTTATTGGCGCGACCGCGGATAACTATCTGCGCGCGTACAATATGAGCAATGGCGAGAAATTATGGCAAGCACGTCTGCCTGCAGGCGGGCAGGCAACGCCAATGACCTATGCAGTGAATGGCAAGCAGTACGTTGTCATCTCTGCCGGTGGTCATGGTTCGTTTGGCACGAAGATGGGCGACTATATTGTCGCTTACGCTTTACCTGACGACGCGAAGTAA
- the cueO gene encoding multicopper oxidase CueO, whose amino-acid sequence MQRREFLKLTAAAGIASALPLWSRSVFAAGRPALPIPELLTADARNRITLTIQAGRTQFGSHLATTWGYNGSLLGPALQLKQGEMATIDIHNRLAEVTTVHWHGLEVPGEVDGGPQGVIAAGGSRTVSFTPTQRAATCWFHPHQHGKTGLQVAMGLAGLVLISDAESEKLLLPKQWGIDDVPVIVQDKKFTSAGEIDYQLDIMSAAVGWFGDTLLTNGALYPEHAAPRGWLRLRLLNGCNARSVNFSTSDKRPMYVVASDGGLLAEPVKVSELPVLMGERFEVLVDTTDGNPFDLITLPVNQMGMAITPFDKPQPVLRVQPLTIQASGKLPDVLAAMPALPSLQGLTQRTLQLSMDPMLDMMGMQALMQKYGDQAMSGMDHSMMMNHGEMGNMNHGDMSHMNHGGKAQMEHRDKGFDFHNANRINGKAFDMNVPMFAATKGQYERWVISGKGDMMLHPFHIHGTQFRILSENGKAPAAHRSGWKDTVRVEGDVSEVLVKFDHDAPKEFAYMAHCHLLEHEDTGMMLGFTV is encoded by the coding sequence ATGCAACGTCGTGAATTTCTCAAATTAACTGCAGCGGCTGGTATCGCCAGCGCATTGCCGCTTTGGAGCCGCTCGGTTTTTGCTGCTGGTCGCCCGGCATTACCCATACCGGAACTGCTGACTGCTGATGCACGCAATCGCATCACATTAACCATTCAGGCTGGCAGAACGCAATTTGGCTCTCACCTTGCCACTACATGGGGGTATAACGGTAGTTTGCTGGGACCAGCGCTGCAGCTAAAACAAGGAGAAATGGCGACGATTGATATTCATAACCGCCTGGCTGAGGTAACAACGGTGCACTGGCATGGACTGGAAGTGCCTGGAGAAGTGGACGGTGGCCCGCAGGGCGTGATTGCCGCAGGTGGCTCCCGAACGGTCAGTTTTACTCCGACGCAGCGAGCGGCAACCTGCTGGTTTCACCCACATCAGCATGGTAAAACCGGCCTACAGGTGGCTATGGGGTTGGCAGGCCTGGTGCTGATATCTGATGCAGAAAGCGAAAAGTTGCTTCTGCCAAAGCAGTGGGGGATCGATGATGTACCGGTGATTGTGCAGGATAAAAAATTCACTTCAGCCGGTGAGATTGATTATCAGCTCGATATTATGAGCGCAGCCGTTGGCTGGTTTGGTGACACGCTGCTGACCAATGGGGCACTTTATCCTGAACATGCCGCACCCCGCGGCTGGTTGCGTCTGCGTTTGCTTAACGGCTGTAATGCCCGCTCTGTGAATTTCTCAACCAGTGATAAGAGACCGATGTATGTAGTGGCAAGCGATGGCGGTCTACTGGCTGAGCCAGTGAAAGTGAGTGAGCTGCCAGTACTCATGGGGGAGCGTTTTGAAGTCCTGGTGGATACGACGGATGGTAACCCCTTTGATCTGATAACGCTGCCGGTGAATCAGATGGGAATGGCCATTACCCCGTTCGATAAGCCGCAGCCGGTATTGCGCGTTCAACCACTGACGATTCAGGCTTCCGGCAAGCTGCCAGATGTTCTGGCTGCGATGCCAGCTCTGCCCTCTTTACAAGGGCTAACTCAGCGTACGCTGCAGCTCTCTATGGATCCGATGCTTGATATGATGGGCATGCAGGCGTTGATGCAAAAATATGGTGACCAGGCGATGTCCGGAATGGACCATAGCATGATGATGAATCATGGAGAGATGGGGAATATGAACCACGGTGACATGAGCCATATGAATCATGGCGGCAAGGCGCAAATGGAGCATCGTGATAAAGGCTTTGATTTCCATAATGCTAACCGGATTAACGGAAAAGCATTTGATATGAATGTTCCCATGTTTGCTGCGACAAAAGGGCAATATGAGCGGTGGGTGATTTCTGGTAAAGGTGACATGATGCTTCACCCGTTTCACATCCATGGCACTCAATTCCGAATCTTATCAGAAAACGGTAAAGCACCGGCTGCGCACCGTAGCGGCTGGAAAGATACCGTACGGGTAGAGGGTGATGTCAGTGAAGTGCTGGTGAAATTTGATCACGATGCGCCAAAAGAGTTTGCCTATATGGCCCATTGTCACCTGCTGGAGCATGAAGATACGGGAATGATGCTTGGGTTTACGGTGTAG
- a CDS encoding YacC family pilotin-like protein, with the protein MKTLFRTIVLGSLLALSANSYALSESEAEDMADLTAVFVFLKNDCGYQNLPNTQIRRALVFFAQQNQWDLSNYDSFNMKALGEDSYRDLSGIKIPTTKKCKALARDSLSLLAYVK; encoded by the coding sequence ATGAAGACGCTTTTCAGAACAATAGTGCTCGGCAGCCTGCTTGCTCTATCCGCTAACAGCTATGCATTAAGCGAGTCAGAAGCGGAAGATATGGCTGATTTAACGGCAGTATTTGTCTTTCTGAAGAACGACTGCGGCTATCAAAATTTACCTAACACGCAAATACGCCGTGCTCTGGTCTTCTTTGCTCAGCAGAATCAATGGGATTTAAGCAATTACGACAGCTTCAATATGAAGGCACTGGGCGAAGATAGCTATCGTGACCTCAGCGGAATCAAAATCCCAACGACCAAAAAATGCAAAGCACTGGCGCGAGACTCGCTTAGCCTGCTGGCTTATGTGAAATGA
- a CDS encoding permease yields MNISLFTRIAPLAVILLVGCNSTSSRQSTRLVKPLPETTLSQQTEQQRLAEEQARIETCRKALDSLKEVNPKQAAKLSNDFTALLSAATQYNSVRSKVAEPTKQGIDSMYQFKSIKLCADIEKELIDSLVKRGENVQL; encoded by the coding sequence TTGAACATATCCTTATTTACACGCATAGCACCTCTGGCCGTTATTTTATTGGTTGGTTGTAATTCAACGTCATCCCGACAATCCACCAGGTTAGTGAAACCATTACCTGAAACGACATTAAGCCAACAAACTGAACAGCAGCGGCTCGCCGAGGAGCAAGCTCGTATTGAAACTTGTCGTAAAGCTCTGGACTCTCTGAAAGAGGTTAATCCCAAGCAGGCAGCCAAACTAAGCAACGATTTTACCGCCCTGCTTAGCGCCGCGACGCAATATAACTCTGTGCGCAGTAAAGTTGCCGAACCCACTAAACAGGGCATCGATTCAATGTATCAGTTTAAATCAATCAAGCTCTGTGCGGATATTGAAAAAGAGCTGATAGATAGCCTTGTTAAACGTGGTGAAAATGTTCAGCTATGA
- a CDS encoding FKBP-type peptidyl-prolyl cis-trans isomerase N-terminal domain-containing protein, protein MNGKTFININSISLAAAFVLALSPSPGVCADKDALINVTAGSNSDDSGPAFLHFAKEQQAQKSSEPVKPVEQKNNITRKTDNKISNKSSEASRQAAIIAQKDKTIRQLQQQLAARPATTEVASDNQKELTEKIEQLEKKLAVALAEKQQLINKELSAVAEIKKSSGQLNATANKIQQQENKLESVESAKQKLELQLAQVSSEKETLIKKLAAEEKEKQALAEKLATSVPEKQTSTTKLAAAQQTLQTRLNASEETQKSLLAKLTAADTTQQALQTKLNASEEAQKALEAKLTAADTTQQTLQTKLSASEEAQKALEAKLTAADTTQQTLQTKLSASEEAQKALEAKLTAADTTQQTLQTKLSASEEAQKALEAKLTASLSEKQALSVQLAAAEVTQKALTAKLDFYSINKEQSALQADAVRQKAESDKAQLLANAEEIKQLKAKLSTAETKTVNKHTDIDLAKEPQQQAYSVGVSMGEEALKVLSTRSSQGISINKDTVLQGILDSFSGNILLDEKVRNKALFDVSKEVFQRLNKVEKQMVSEGKKYQQKFAKQKGVVFKDGVYSRIDYAGEGKILDSDIVTVTIKETLTDGTVINDMEAEGKVWSQTLKSYPPIFFGPIKRLGNHGSITVVIPPDLAYGSEGRPPKIPPGATMIYSVRIVDATAAEPQAKKP, encoded by the coding sequence ATGAACGGAAAAACATTCATAAACATCAATTCGATATCGCTAGCAGCAGCGTTTGTGCTGGCGCTATCGCCATCACCGGGTGTCTGTGCGGATAAAGATGCGCTGATAAACGTCACGGCGGGTTCTAATAGTGACGATTCAGGCCCTGCATTTTTACACTTCGCCAAAGAGCAGCAGGCTCAGAAAAGTAGTGAGCCTGTGAAACCCGTTGAACAAAAAAATAATATCACCAGGAAAACGGATAACAAAATTAGCAATAAAAGCAGCGAAGCCTCCCGTCAGGCTGCAATAATTGCTCAAAAAGACAAAACAATTCGTCAACTTCAGCAGCAACTCGCAGCGAGACCCGCGACGACCGAAGTCGCTTCCGACAACCAAAAGGAGTTAACAGAAAAAATTGAGCAGCTTGAAAAGAAATTAGCCGTTGCTTTAGCAGAAAAACAACAATTAATAAACAAAGAGCTTTCCGCAGTTGCGGAGATAAAAAAGAGCTCAGGACAGCTTAATGCCACGGCAAATAAAATTCAGCAACAAGAAAATAAACTGGAATCCGTAGAATCAGCAAAACAAAAACTCGAACTACAGCTGGCTCAGGTAAGCAGCGAAAAAGAAACGCTAATAAAAAAACTCGCGGCTGAAGAGAAAGAAAAGCAAGCGCTTGCAGAGAAATTAGCAACCTCTGTTCCGGAAAAACAAACGTCTACAACAAAGCTCGCAGCCGCACAGCAGACGCTGCAAACCAGGCTGAACGCGTCTGAAGAAACTCAGAAATCACTGCTAGCAAAACTCACCGCGGCAGATACCACGCAGCAGGCGCTGCAAACTAAGCTGAACGCGTCTGAAGAAGCTCAGAAAGCGCTGGAAGCAAAACTCACCGCGGCAGATACCACGCAGCAGACGCTGCAAACTAAGCTGAGCGCGTCTGAAGAAGCTCAGAAAGCGCTGGAAGCAAAACTCACCGCGGCAGATACCACGCAACAGACGCTGCAAACTAAGCTGAGCGCGTCTGAAGAAGCTCAGAAAGCGCTGGAAGCAAAACTCACCGCGGCAGATACCACGCAGCAGACGCTGCAAACTAAGCTGAGTGCGTCTGAAGAAGCTCAGAAAGCACTGGAAGCAAAACTCACCGCTTCTTTATCCGAAAAACAAGCTCTGTCTGTACAACTGGCGGCGGCGGAAGTTACACAAAAGGCGCTCACGGCAAAACTCGATTTTTATAGCATCAATAAAGAGCAGTCAGCGCTTCAGGCAGATGCCGTTCGCCAGAAGGCAGAGAGCGACAAAGCCCAGCTGCTGGCCAACGCTGAAGAGATTAAACAGCTTAAAGCCAAACTCTCTACGGCGGAGACCAAAACCGTCAACAAACACACGGATATCGATCTGGCAAAAGAGCCCCAGCAGCAGGCTTACTCTGTCGGCGTGTCGATGGGCGAGGAAGCGCTAAAAGTCTTGTCCACCCGCAGTTCTCAGGGCATCAGCATCAATAAAGATACCGTTCTGCAGGGCATCCTGGACTCTTTTTCAGGGAACATCCTCCTAGATGAAAAAGTGCGCAACAAGGCTCTGTTCGATGTCTCCAAAGAGGTCTTTCAGCGCCTCAATAAAGTTGAAAAGCAGATGGTTAGTGAAGGAAAAAAATATCAACAAAAGTTCGCGAAACAAAAAGGCGTGGTGTTTAAAGACGGTGTTTACAGTCGTATCGATTATGCCGGCGAAGGTAAGATCCTGGATAGCGATATCGTTACCGTAACCATCAAGGAAACGCTTACCGACGGAACCGTCATTAACGACATGGAAGCAGAAGGCAAAGTCTGGTCCCAGACGCTAAAATCCTATCCCCCCATATTCTTCGGGCCAATAAAGCGCCTGGGAAATCATGGTTCTATTACGGTAGTGATACCTCCAGACCTGGCTTACGGTAGTGAAGGCAGACCACCCAAAATCCCACCGGGAGCGACTATGATTTATTCGGTCAGAATCGTTGATGCTACTGCGGCGGAACCCCAGGCTAAAAAACCCTGA
- the speE gene encoding polyamine aminopropyltransferase, which produces MADDNLWHETLHDHFGQYFSVNNVLYHEKTNHQDLIIFENAAFGRVMALDGVVQTTERDEFIYHEMMTHVPLMAHGQAEHVLIIGGGDGAMLREVSRHRNIKTITMVEIDAGVVSFCRQYLPNHNAGAYDDPRFKLVIDDGVNFVNQTTQTFDVIISDCTDPIGPGESLFTSAFYEGCKRCLNPDGIFVAQNGVCFLQQDEAIGSHRKLSHYFSDVSFYQAAIPTYYGGIMTFAWATDNEALRHLSSEIIQARFHKLNLKCRYYNPAIHAAAFALPQYLQDTLSTVK; this is translated from the coding sequence GTGGCCGATGACAATCTGTGGCATGAAACGTTGCACGACCATTTTGGTCAATATTTCAGCGTTAATAACGTGCTGTATCATGAGAAAACCAATCATCAGGATTTGATCATTTTCGAAAACGCCGCCTTTGGCCGCGTGATGGCACTGGATGGCGTGGTGCAAACCACCGAACGCGATGAATTTATCTATCATGAAATGATGACCCATGTTCCTCTAATGGCCCACGGTCAGGCGGAACATGTGCTGATTATAGGCGGCGGCGACGGCGCTATGCTGCGTGAGGTCTCCCGCCATCGCAATATCAAAACCATCACCATGGTGGAAATCGATGCTGGAGTCGTTTCATTCTGTCGTCAATATCTCCCTAACCACAACGCAGGTGCATATGACGACCCGCGTTTTAAACTGGTTATTGATGATGGCGTCAATTTTGTTAATCAGACGACGCAAACGTTTGACGTTATTATCTCCGATTGCACCGATCCTATTGGTCCTGGTGAAAGCTTATTCACCTCCGCATTTTATGAAGGCTGTAAGCGCTGTCTGAACCCTGATGGGATCTTCGTTGCTCAGAACGGTGTCTGCTTCTTACAGCAAGATGAAGCTATCGGTAGCCACCGCAAGCTGAGCCATTACTTTAGCGATGTGAGCTTCTACCAGGCGGCGATTCCAACCTATTACGGCGGCATTATGACCTTCGCATGGGCCACGGATAACGAAGCCCTGCGCCACCTTTCCAGTGAAATCATCCAGGCGCGCTTTCATAAATTGAATCTGAAGTGCCGCTATTACAATCCGGCAATTCATGCAGCGGCATTTGCTTTACCGCAATATCTACAGGATACGCTGTCCACCGTTAAGTAA